The nucleotide window GCCGACCAGCCGCGAGATCGGCTACCGGCTGTTCGACACCGCCCTCGCCGGCCAGGGCTACACCACCGAAGCGCTGCGGATGCTGGCCGACCACCTGTTCCGCGTGCATACCTGGCACCGGCTGGAAGTGCTGGTTGCACCGCGCAACATCGCCTCCGTGCGCGTGGCGCAGAAATGCGGCTTCACGGCCGAAGGCATGCTGCGCGAAGCATTCTTCATCAATGGCCGGTACCAGGATGTGGCGGTCATGAGCCTGCTGCGGCACGAATGGGAAGTCCTGCGGGGCGAGCCAGGTCCTGCCGGGTTGTAACAGATCTGTTACCTGCTCGAGTCCGTTTGTAATAATCTG belongs to Pseudoduganella albidiflava and includes:
- a CDS encoding GNAT family N-acetyltransferase: MLKGPLCTVRHLLNTDLNTFIALVNDLPSRGDYFSTQFKSPETMRREFLQHGFVTEDSELFVVEDQYRHIVGVITHFKSRTPTSREIGYRLFDTALAGQGYTTEALRMLADHLFRVHTWHRLEVLVAPRNIASVRVAQKCGFTAEGMLREAFFINGRYQDVAVMSLLRHEWEVLRGEPGPAGL